From the Budorcas taxicolor isolate Tak-1 chromosome 1, Takin1.1, whole genome shotgun sequence genome, one window contains:
- the PDHB gene encoding pyruvate dehydrogenase E1 component subunit beta, mitochondrial gives MAVVAVLVRRPLEQVSGLLRRRFHRTAPAALQVTVREAINQGMDEELERDEKVFLLGEEVAQYDGAYKVSRGLWKKYGDKRIIDTPISEMGFAGIAVGAAMAGLRPICEFMTFNFSMQAIDQVINSAAKTYYMSGGLQSVPIVFRGPNGASAGVAAQHSQCFAAWYGHCPGLKVVSPWSSEDAKGLIKSAIRDNNPVVVLENELMYGVPFELPSEAQSKDFLIPIGKAKIERQGTHVTIVAHSRPVGHCLEAATVLSKEGIECEVINLRTIRPMDIETIEASVMKTNHLVTVEGGWPQFGVGAEICARIMEGPAFNFLDAPAVRVTGADVPMPYAKILEDNSVPQVKDIIFAIKKTLNI, from the exons ATGGCGGTGGTTGCTGTGTTGGTGCGGAGACCCCTTGAGCAG gTCTCCGGGCTGCTGAGGAGGCGGTTCCACCGGACCGCGCCGGCTGCACTGCAG GTGACAGTTCGTGAGGCTATAAATCAAGGCATGGATGAGGAGCTGGAAAGAGATGAGAAGGTATTTCTCCTTGGGGAAGAAGTTGCCCAGTACGATGGGGCATATAag GTTAGTCGAGGCCTGTGGAAGAAATACGGAGATAAGAGGATCATAGATACTCCCATATCTGAG ATGGGTTTTGCTGGAATTGCTGTAGGTGCAGCTATG GCTGGGTTACGGCCCATTTGTGAATTCATGACCTTCAATTTCTCTATGCAAGCCATCGACCAGGTCATAAACTCAGCTGCCAAGACGTACTACATGTCAGGGGGCCTTCAGTCTGTGCCCATAGTCTTCAGGGGGCCCAATGGCGCCTCAGCAGGTGTAGCTGCCCAGCACTCACAGTGTTTTGCTGCCTGGTATGGGCATTGCCCAGGCTTAAAGGTGGTCAGCCCCTGGAGTTCAGAGGATGCAAAAGGGCTTATTAAATCAGCCATTCGGGATAACAACCCAG tggtggtgttggagaatgaATTGATGTACGGAGTACCTTTTGAACTTCCTTCAGAAGCTCAGTCAAAAGATTTTCTGATCCCTATTGGAAAAGCCAAAATAGAAAGGCAAG GAACACACGTAACTATAGTTGCTCATTCAAGACCTGTGGGCCACTGCTTAGAAGCTGCAACAGTGCTGTCCAAAGAGGGAATTGAATGTGAG GTGATAAATTTGCGAACCATCAGGCCAATGGACATTGAGACAATAGAAGCCAGTGTCATGAAGACCAATCACCTTGTAACCGTGGAAGGAGGCTGGCCACAGTTCGGAGTAGGAGCTGAAATCTGTGCCAGGATCATGGAAG GCCCTGCGTTCAATTTCCTGGATGCTCCTGCAGTTCGTGTCACTGGTGCCGATGTGCCTATGCCTTATGCAAAGATTCTAGAAGACAACTCTGTACCTCAGGTTAAAGACATCATATTTGCAATAAAGAAAACACTAAATATCTAG